In Nostoc piscinale CENA21, the genomic stretch AAAGCTTCTTGACCGTCATTAGCCGTGATCACCGAGTAGCCAGACAGTTCAAGATAATCGCTAATAGACAGACGAGTGCCCAGGTCGTCATCCACCACAAGGATCGTCAAGGGCATGGACAGTACACCCCTAGCATTTTTTTTTACTTGGAAATTTGCTTCTACGAGCTTTTTCAGTGAACACAGCTAATAATAGTGTTCTTATGTTTCATACTATGACAGGATTACCAGCTAATGACTGTCCGAATAGTTAAATTATAAAGAAAATCTTAAATCATTAGGAGTGGCTCAAGCAGTTTAACGTAGGTTGCATAGCTAGTGCTTGTTAGACATAGAGACTTTTGTAATTCTTAACAACTTGCAATTAATTGAGAGTAATAACTCACCATACTGTAAATAATATTGACCTTATTAATCATAATGCAGTATCTGATGCGGCAAAAAACATTTTAATTGATAGTTGTCAAAAGCTAGATTAATAGAATAACACTGATATTCCGCGAATAATTAATTTATAGTGGGTTAATATGCCTCTATAAATTCACCTGCCAATCTCAACGATTTTGGCAACACATTTAAACTTATAAAAGTATCAATGAGTGACAAAAGCGAAAGTTACAAAGTCATTAGTGACAACCGTCAAGCCCGTTATTTGTATGAAATCTTGGAAACTTATGAAGCTGGTGTGCAGTTGACTGGAACAGAGGTGAAATCCATTCGTGCTGGCAAGGTGAATCTCCAAGATGGTTATGCGTTGATTCGTGATGGAGAAATATGGCTAATTAATGTGCATATTTCTCCATACAATGCTAGTGGGCAATATTTTAATCATGAACCACGACGGACACGCAAGTTATTACTGCATCGTCAGGAAATTCGGAAGTTGATTGGCAAAGTAGAACAGCAGGGTTTGACACTAGTACCTTTAAAAATGTATCTCAAGCGAGGCTGGGTAAAAATCAGCATTGCCCTTGGGAAAGGTAAAAAACTCCATGACAAACGAGAAGACCTCAAACGTCGTCAGGATCAACGTGATATTCAAAGGGCAATGAAAAATTATTAGTCAATGGTCAGAAAAGGGACTGGGGACTAGAGGTTAGGGGCTAGTATTTTTACTCATCACTTTTAATCAAGGAAATATAAGGAAAATATTTCAGAATTCAGACTTCACACTTTTTCTTTATATACCTTCAGCGTGAGTGGAGAAGTAGCCTAGTTTATGGCTACAGATTGATTCTGGTCTTGCTAGGAGTAGATACAGTGGTGAGTAACTTTGGAACCAACAAGGAACCTCACCATGAAACTTAATTTGACTAAAGCTGTTAGTGCTGGAGTATTGACATTAGGTATGGCAATTATGCCTTTGACATTGCCTGTGCAAGCTCAAGACAACACTACTACAACTACTGGTGATGCGCCAAGAACAACAACTTACGATCGCAATGATTTTGATTGGGGTTGGTTAGGATTATTAGGTCTTATTGGTTTAGCTGGTTTAGCTGGTAGAAAACGTAACGATGAACCTACCCGTTATCGTGATCCTAACGCGCCTGGTGCTACTAGCTACAGGGACTAGCACCACAAAATAGAATGGGGCAACATCAACAACAGAAATGGGCAAGTTTGCAATATAAACTTGCCCCTTTATTCATTATTAACTAGTAGCAGACTCTGGGTTAGATGAATTCATGGCTTGGCTACTATTTTGATGTAATGGTCGCCAGTAACTCGCAATGATAGCCACCATCAGCCACCACAGGGTATTTACTTCCGGCCGGAACCAGATTGTATCTACAGTACCGTGGGCTAACATTCCCAGCAAAGTTGCACAAGCACCAATTAGCCAAAATCCTTGAACATTTCCTGTTTCGCGCAATCTCCGCAGTTGTATAAATGCTGAGTTAAAGGTCACTACTATCAACCACAGGAAACAAGCCAAACCAACAAAACCAGTTTCCACAGCGACTTCTAACAGAATTGAGTAGGCACTTAAAGCACTGTATCGAGGACGTTGATATAGTGGGTAAACTTTATTAAAAGCGTTATGTCCTGGGCCAATACCAATAATCGGGCGATCGCGGATCATTTCAAAGACAGCATCCCAAACATTGCGGCGATAATTGTTACTACTATCTTGGCGATCGGCAAAAATACTCAAAACTCTCAAACGTACAGGCTCAACAAAGATAACTGCCAGTACCAATAATCCCAGCAAACCGCCTAGAATTATCGGCAGTGACCAAGTACGCCAAAAAGGAGGTAACTGTAAACTCTGCCAATAAATTAATAATGCGATCGCTGTTAAAATTGCGACTAATAGTCCAATCCAGCCACCACGGCTAAAAGTCAAAATTAAGCAAGCCGTGTTCACAACTACCATTGTCAACGCCAAAGCTTTTTTGACCCAGCCTTGCCAAACAAAAATTGCCACTAAACTCAAAACTACAGCTGGCATTAAATAACCAGCCAACAAGTTAGGATTACCCAAATAACTATAAACCCTGGTTGTCTTAGACAAAGGTGATTCCGGGTCTACCCATGTGGCTAATTGGGCAGCGCCAAAAAACCATTGCCGTAATCCATATACACTAACAATTAGCGATATATGTAGATATACCGTAATAATCCATGACCGCAGTCGTGGCGACCTGAGTACCCTAGCACAAAGAGCAAACAACAACAAATATAGTGTTAAAGTTACCAAGTCATTCAAAGCAGCCTTTTTCACTGGTGATAATGCTGTAGCTACCACAGCAATTCCCCAATAAAGCAATACCAACAAGTGAATAGGAGTGACTAACGGCGCATTGGCTGGTACTCGTTCATCAGATAAAGTCAACAACAGCCAAAATCCCACACATGCTATCAGCAGCACCCCAATCAATGTACTCGACACAAAAGGCGCAAGGACATAAATTAAGCTGATTAAGGCAGCTGCGATTACGTCTCCCCACTGAAGCAAAATGCTACTTTGTCGCCACGAATTCAGCAAACCAATCGAACAACGGCGTAAATAGCTCGTTGCTAGATATTCTTTGAGTGGTAAATCAGATAAAGTCAATCGTTGCCAGACTAAATTCATAAAACACACTGCATTTAATGAGCAGAACTGCACAGACAGAACTTGCACTCAATGATAATGCGGGTGATTATAAACAGTTCACAACAGCAATCGCAAGACCATATTGCATCTGCGCGAAAACAGGAATATCACATCTAAAAATTGGAAAAAATCGAAATTTAAGATTTTAATCTTTTTACTTAGGTTACTCCCACAAATCAATTATCCCATTTGTTTACTCCACAAGACTTCTATCCACCTTGTCTTCCTTGCCCCTAAATCACGGAATATTTTTTAATGTCAGCCCCTTATGCCTTTCCAGACTAATTTTGATGTATTTGATGATGCTGATTGATGGGAAAAAATTAATAGTTGGGTAGATTCAAAATAATTAGCTTGTGATTAAATTTCGTTAACAGCTTCGCTCGTATTAGCAGTTTGTAGCGGCAAAGAAAGTACATAACGGTGTCCTGATTCTGCTGAACCTTGAATCGAAATTTGTCCACCATGCAATTCCGCCAATTGACAACTGAGCAATAAACCTAAGCTTTCACGAGATAAACCATTATTACTCTTAACTAATTCCATCTCAGGATTGACAGTTAATAAATCTGAATAGGAATCATTTAAGTTTGGTGATTGTTCTAGTGCTATTGTTAAACTTCCTAATTCATCTGGGTTTGCGGAATAAGCACTGTATGATACTGCTTCATTGGTCAATTCCAATAAAGATAAGGGATGAAGCCGAAAATAAGGGTCAACTTCAGTAATTCCATCTCCTAACCAAGGATGTGAAACCCAAACAGTAATATTGAGGGTATTTTCCTTGTAGGAAACATGAATCCGCACAATACTACCTGTAGCAGACAACTGAATCACGCTGAACACCATGTGATAAAGTATTTGCCGCACTTTGTCTTTATCTAAAGGCCAAATGCGACCACGCCCTGGTTCGATTGACAGACGAATATCCTGCTCCCGACGGTTAGCTGGCTCTTCTAAGCTATTAATGGCTTGTTGGCATAACATTTCGATGTCTACTGGAGCTAAGTTGAGACTCTGGGAATTGTCCTCTACAGCACCTAATTCAGTGATCTCGTTAACTAAAGAAAGTAAGTAACGACCGCTGTGTTGGATAATTTCTAGGTACTCTCTTTGCTTGGTTGTCAAAGGCCCATAAATTTCTCTACCTAAGACACTAGCCATACCCAACACAGAAGTCAAAGGAGTACGTAACTCTTGGGTAAGTTGCCCTAATAGCTCTAGTTTTAGTTGTTTAGTAGAATGTGATTCTTTTTCTAAACTCGCTGATGTGAGCTTAATGCCATTGCTAGACTCATCATTGATGAACAAAGTAGACGCATTCTTGTGATTGCTTTTTTCTGGTCTACTTTGCAGGAGTCGGTTGCGCTCAAATTCACTCATGCTCCAACGAGCAATGATTTGCAGAAATTCAATATCTCGATTTTTTAAATTCGCGCGGTACCAAATCCATCACGGCTAAGGCACCTAAACAATGACCAGAAGAATCAATTAATGGCACTCCCAAGTAGGCGCGAATGCCATATTCTTGTACTAATTTACTAGTAACAATAGTATTACTACTATATTTATGAGTGTCGTTAATGACTAACTCTCTGCAAGTTTCTACCACTTGGGTACAGAAAGATTCTCGGCGCAATAACTGACGGTTTTGCGCTAAATGATTCATTAATCCCAGTCTGGATAAACCTACTGCTGACTTAAACCAGTGACGTTCCTGATCTACAAATCCCAATATGGAAATTGGTGCTTCCAAAAAATGGGCAGCCGTTTGAGTAGCTTCCTCAAAAACTGGTATTGTTTCGGGTTGTCGCAAACCAAGTTCTGACAGCACTGTGAGGCGCTGTTGTTCTCTTGTTTCCTGAGAAGCCCAACCATCCTTAAGAGCAAATAAGTTATTTTCAGGCTCTACCATTGCCACCGCTACCTTGATAATTCGTCGATATTGTAATATATATAACCACTGTTGCCGGGTTATGATTTCCTATTGTTAAGCATTCCCCAATTTTGCCCTCGACAAACAATAATCGCATAGAAATTTTATACACCTGTGGAAAATACTGAGATATACAAGGATGCCAAAATTACTCAAGGTTTTGATATCAGACAACGTTAGTTTTTAACTTAACCTGGGTAATATAATTCTAAAGATTGGTATAAAAGTATTTTCTCTATAGTAGTTTTATACATAGGGCAAAAATGAGGTTTTCTGCCGTATTTACGCAAACATTGTTTACACCTAGAATAATTTTTACGTATAAATACGGTTAAACAAATTTAATCGGATTTAAGGGAATATTTTGCTTTTTATGAGGAAAAAATACAGATTGTTCTAGTATTTAACAAATGAAAAAAATCTACTTTTCCAGAAGTATATAGCGTTTTCCATTTCAATGAAGTACATTCATCTAACCTAAGTGCCTCTATCCCCTATCAACTTGTAATGTACTCAACCGAAAAACGCTGTAAATTCGTCAGCAACCAAAATTAATATCAGAGTTTTATGTTGATTACTCATGAATTTTATGGCAAAGAAAAGGGTATTTCTCAGAGAAAAAATTTTATTCAAGAATAAATTTTATCAAAGGTTTACTTATGTTTTACAAATCTGAGGTGTTTAAAGTTTATGGTTAAACACATCAGGTTAAACAGATTTTCTAGCAAGTTTTACACCTAAAGTTTGAGGCGCAATTATCAATGAATAAAATGGCTGTGAGAGTCCCTTTTGTTGATTTAAATTTACAACATCAACCAATTCAAAATCAATTGGAACAAGCAATTAATAGTGTATTACATCGGGGAGATTTTGTTTTAGGTAAGGCAGTAGCAGATTTTGAAACAGCCTTTGCCGCAGCATCTAGTTCACAATATGGTGTGGGTGTAGCTTCGGGTACAGATGCGATCGCTCTCGGTTTACAAGCTTGTAATATTGGTGTGGGTGATGAAGTAATTTTGCCAGCCAACACTTTTGTCGCCACATTAATTGGAGTGCTACGAGTTGGTGCAAAACCAATTTTAGTTGATTGTGACCCCGATACAGCCTTAATTGATTTAGCAGCAGCAGCTAAAGTCGTTACCGCCCAAACTAAAGCGATTATTCCTGTACATTTGTATGGGCAGATGGTATCGCCAAAACAATTATTAGATTTTGCAGCTACATACAAACTATTGATTTTTGAAGATGCAGCCCAAGCGCACTTAGCTGAACGCGAAGGTTATCGGGCGGGTTCTGTGGGAACAGCCGCTGCTTTTAGCTTTTACCCCAGCAAGAATTTAGGGGCTTTTGGTGATGGCGGAATGTTAATTACCAAAGATCCAGAAATTGCCCAAAAAATGGTGCGCTTACGCAATTACGGTGCAGCCCAAAAGTATGTGCATGTAGAACCGGGGACAAATAGTCGCTTAGATACCTTGCAAGCAGCAGTGTTGCAGGCAAAATTGCCTTATTTGCAACAGTGGAATAGCGATCGCAACTCCATCGCCCAACAGTACGATACTCAATTAGCCTCCTTAGCATCTGCTGGCATTATCCCCGTACAAAATCAAAGCGGCGCAGGACATGTCTATCATCTCTACGTCATTAAAATTGATGATTCGACTTCACCAGAACGCCGCCAGCAAATTCAAGACAAACTCTCAGCCGTCGGTATTCAAACTGGAATTCACTACCCAATTCCTTGCCATCTTCAACCAGCATTCACCTATCTGGGCTATCAACCAGGAGATTTCCCCCACTCTGAAAAACTAGCCAAACAGATATTATCTCTACCCATGTATCCTGGTTTAAGCAGTAGCCAAATTCAAGAAGTCGTGGCAGAGATTACATCAATCATGAGTGGCGAACAACAACAGTTGTTATCTGTCTAAAAACCAAGAATTCAGGAGTCACTGCCAGAGAGTGACACATTTCGGCAAGCTCAATAACCATCTGCGCGGGTTCCAAAATATTGATTTTAGGACTTACTCATAAAAACGAAAAATCAAGGGTTTTGGCGAGGGTGTAGGGGTACAGGGGTATAGGGGTGTATGTATCTAAAACCCTTCCGCCACACACCCTTACACCCTTACACCCAATCTTCATAG encodes the following:
- the smpB gene encoding SsrA-binding protein SmpB translates to MSDKSESYKVISDNRQARYLYEILETYEAGVQLTGTEVKSIRAGKVNLQDGYALIRDGEIWLINVHISPYNASGQYFNHEPRRTRKLLLHRQEIRKLIGKVEQQGLTLVPLKMYLKRGWVKISIALGKGKKLHDKREDLKRRQDQRDIQRAMKNY
- a CDS encoding IctB family putative bicarbonate transporter; this translates as MNLVWQRLTLSDLPLKEYLATSYLRRCSIGLLNSWRQSSILLQWGDVIAAALISLIYVLAPFVSSTLIGVLLIACVGFWLLLTLSDERVPANAPLVTPIHLLVLLYWGIAVVATALSPVKKAALNDLVTLTLYLLLFALCARVLRSPRLRSWIITVYLHISLIVSVYGLRQWFFGAAQLATWVDPESPLSKTTRVYSYLGNPNLLAGYLMPAVVLSLVAIFVWQGWVKKALALTMVVVNTACLILTFSRGGWIGLLVAILTAIALLIYWQSLQLPPFWRTWSLPIILGGLLGLLVLAVIFVEPVRLRVLSIFADRQDSSNNYRRNVWDAVFEMIRDRPIIGIGPGHNAFNKVYPLYQRPRYSALSAYSILLEVAVETGFVGLACFLWLIVVTFNSAFIQLRRLRETGNVQGFWLIGACATLLGMLAHGTVDTIWFRPEVNTLWWLMVAIIASYWRPLHQNSSQAMNSSNPESATS
- a CDS encoding DegT/DnrJ/EryC1/StrS family aminotransferase, with translation MNKMAVRVPFVDLNLQHQPIQNQLEQAINSVLHRGDFVLGKAVADFETAFAAASSSQYGVGVASGTDAIALGLQACNIGVGDEVILPANTFVATLIGVLRVGAKPILVDCDPDTALIDLAAAAKVVTAQTKAIIPVHLYGQMVSPKQLLDFAATYKLLIFEDAAQAHLAEREGYRAGSVGTAAAFSFYPSKNLGAFGDGGMLITKDPEIAQKMVRLRNYGAAQKYVHVEPGTNSRLDTLQAAVLQAKLPYLQQWNSDRNSIAQQYDTQLASLASAGIIPVQNQSGAGHVYHLYVIKIDDSTSPERRQQIQDKLSAVGIQTGIHYPIPCHLQPAFTYLGYQPGDFPHSEKLAKQILSLPMYPGLSSSQIQEVVAEITSIMSGEQQQLLSV
- a CDS encoding WGxxGxxG family protein — its product is MKLNLTKAVSAGVLTLGMAIMPLTLPVQAQDNTTTTTGDAPRTTTYDRNDFDWGWLGLLGLIGLAGLAGRKRNDEPTRYRDPNAPGATSYRD